In a genomic window of Pseudomonas mohnii:
- a CDS encoding PLP-dependent aminotransferase family protein, giving the protein MNTTPLYRQLANHYLDAIRSGTLKTGERFPSIRLMMEKHAVSLSTAVQVCRELEDYGVLEARPRSGNYIRQPDTPVKPAPAAPPPLLDTGVYVGIHEQVSSVLKASQRATIKVNFASAYCAPELYPLKTLQDNMIKALRHDQHLLDAAGSTCGNSALRNILARRALTTKTHLTADRIVITNGATEAINLALRAVTRPGDAVAVESPTFYGLLQILESLNLRVLEVPATPHSGINLLALEQLLQGPERIKALIVIPNLHNPLGSIMPDANKARLVQLCTEHNTVLIEDDTYGDLVDTEQPLSTLKHWDRTGNLIYCASLNKTLAPGLRLGWISAGKWHDRVEMLKHTQSRGCEALSQLAVSAFMGTPSYERYLRRLRKTLTQQRLQMSAAITRYFPEGTGVTHPQGGTLLWVELPREHSAMAFFHEALKVGIQISPGDIFSNAKRFNHFVRIGCGTPYSPKIDEALQTLGRILKDHG; this is encoded by the coding sequence ATGAACACGACGCCCTTGTATCGTCAGCTAGCCAACCACTACCTGGACGCCATCCGCAGCGGCACCCTGAAAACCGGTGAACGATTTCCCTCGATTCGGCTGATGATGGAAAAGCATGCCGTCAGCCTGTCGACCGCGGTGCAGGTGTGCCGCGAGCTGGAGGACTACGGAGTGCTGGAAGCGCGGCCACGCTCCGGCAACTACATCCGCCAGCCCGACACACCGGTCAAACCCGCCCCCGCCGCCCCGCCGCCACTCCTGGACACCGGGGTCTACGTCGGCATTCACGAACAGGTGTCCTCGGTGCTCAAGGCCAGCCAGCGGGCGACGATCAAGGTCAATTTCGCCAGTGCCTATTGCGCACCGGAGCTGTACCCGCTCAAGACCCTGCAAGACAACATGATCAAGGCGCTGCGCCACGATCAGCATTTGCTCGATGCGGCCGGCTCGACCTGCGGCAACAGCGCATTGCGCAACATACTGGCCCGCCGGGCGCTGACCACCAAGACCCATCTGACAGCCGATCGCATCGTGATCACCAACGGTGCCACCGAAGCGATCAACCTGGCATTGCGCGCGGTGACCCGGCCCGGCGACGCCGTGGCCGTGGAATCGCCGACTTTTTACGGCCTGCTGCAAATTCTCGAAAGCCTGAACCTGCGCGTACTGGAAGTCCCGGCCACGCCCCACAGCGGGATCAATCTGCTGGCCCTCGAACAACTGCTGCAAGGTCCGGAACGGATCAAGGCGCTGATCGTCATTCCCAACCTGCACAACCCGCTGGGCAGCATCATGCCGGACGCCAACAAGGCGCGGCTGGTTCAGTTGTGCACCGAACACAACACCGTGCTGATCGAGGACGACACCTACGGCGATCTGGTAGACACCGAGCAGCCGTTATCCACGCTCAAACACTGGGACCGCACCGGCAACCTGATCTATTGCGCTTCGCTGAACAAAACCCTGGCGCCGGGCCTGCGCCTGGGCTGGATCAGCGCGGGGAAATGGCACGACCGCGTAGAGATGCTCAAACACACCCAATCCCGTGGGTGCGAGGCGTTGTCGCAACTGGCGGTCAGTGCGTTCATGGGGACACCGTCCTACGAGCGTTACCTGCGTCGCTTGCGCAAAACCCTGACGCAACAGCGCCTGCAAATGAGCGCAGCGATCACTCGCTACTTTCCCGAAGGCACCGGTGTGACCCACCCGCAGGGCGGTACCTTGCTGTGGGTGGAACTGCCGCGCGAGCACTCGGCCATGGCGTTTTTCCATGAGGCGCTGAAGGTCGGCATCCAGATTTCCCCTGGGGATATCTTTTCCAATGCCAAGCGTTTCAATCACTTTGTGCGCATTGGCTGCGGAACGCCGTATTCACCAAAAATCGACGAGGCACTGCAAACTTTGGGGCGAATCCTCAAGGACCATGGCTAG
- a CDS encoding sensor histidine kinase: MRLTLTQRLSLVFAVLLLVCCGTSAWMQVRSNQMHEQEVVQGLSRDLAQHIASDTVLMDTKGLMPGAVRDLFSQLMLVNPSVEVYLLDTEGKIVGSAAPEGRIRRERVDLAPIQRLLRGDALPIPGDDPRSVDGRKVFSAAPLKVDGKPAGYLYVVLLGEDHDRLAERGATSAALNTALLSIGLVALLCLIAGLTAFALITRPLRRLTETVSQFDIDGVPVSPPTAAPLEKAASHDEIAILDATFRQMQARLGEQWRTLTRQDQERRELVANISHDLRTPLASLHGYLETLSLKDATLSPADRRRYLGIALDQSRKVGGLAQSLLELVRLEHGFVQPVLERFSLTDLAQDIFQKFELTAEARQVELKATFAPNVSAAWADLGLIERVLTNLFDNALRHTPPGGEIELGLRPQGSFIEVTVSDTGPGIAPELREGLFLRPFNIGGARRDGGLGLRIVHRILQLHGRDIQLIDVPGRGATFRFSLAVDEATASALAERSMNLNTPGHA; this comes from the coding sequence ATGAGGTTGACCCTGACACAACGCCTGTCGCTGGTGTTCGCCGTGTTGCTGCTGGTGTGCTGCGGCACGTCGGCGTGGATGCAGGTGCGCTCCAACCAGATGCACGAGCAGGAAGTGGTGCAAGGCTTGTCGCGGGACCTGGCGCAACACATCGCCAGCGACACGGTGCTGATGGACACCAAGGGCCTGATGCCCGGTGCCGTGCGCGATCTGTTCAGCCAGTTGATGCTGGTCAACCCGAGTGTCGAGGTGTACCTGCTCGACACCGAGGGCAAGATTGTCGGCAGCGCCGCGCCGGAGGGTCGGATACGCCGCGAGCGGGTCGACCTGGCGCCGATCCAGCGCCTGCTCAGGGGCGACGCCTTGCCGATTCCCGGCGACGATCCACGCAGTGTCGACGGGCGCAAGGTGTTCAGCGCCGCGCCGCTCAAGGTCGATGGCAAACCGGCCGGGTATCTCTATGTGGTGTTACTCGGCGAAGACCATGATCGCCTCGCCGAACGCGGTGCGACCAGCGCGGCGCTGAATACGGCGCTGCTGTCCATCGGCTTGGTGGCGTTGCTGTGCCTGATTGCCGGTCTCACGGCGTTCGCCCTGATCACCCGGCCATTGCGCCGCCTGACCGAAACCGTCAGCCAGTTCGACATCGACGGCGTTCCGGTCTCGCCGCCCACAGCGGCTCCGCTGGAGAAAGCCGCCAGCCATGACGAAATCGCCATACTCGACGCCACGTTCCGGCAGATGCAGGCACGCCTCGGTGAGCAATGGCGCACCTTGACCCGCCAGGATCAGGAACGCCGCGAACTGGTGGCGAACATCTCCCACGACCTGCGCACACCGCTCGCTTCGCTGCATGGCTACCTGGAAACCCTGTCGCTCAAGGACGCCACCCTGTCCCCCGCCGACCGTCGTCGTTACCTGGGCATCGCGCTGGACCAGAGCCGCAAGGTCGGTGGCCTGGCGCAATCGCTGCTGGAACTGGTGCGACTCGAACATGGCTTCGTGCAACCGGTGCTGGAGCGCTTCTCCCTGACCGACCTGGCCCAGGACATCTTCCAGAAATTCGAGCTGACGGCCGAGGCGCGGCAGGTCGAATTGAAGGCCACGTTTGCCCCAAACGTTTCGGCGGCCTGGGCTGATCTGGGGTTGATCGAACGGGTGCTGACCAATCTGTTCGACAACGCCTTGCGCCATACCCCGCCAGGTGGCGAGATCGAACTCGGCTTGCGGCCACAGGGATCGTTTATTGAAGTCACCGTCAGCGACACCGGCCCCGGCATCGCCCCCGAGCTGCGCGAAGGCCTGTTCCTGCGGCCGTTCAATATTGGCGGGGCACGGCGTGATGGCGGGTTGGGCCTGCGGATCGTGCACCGCATCCTGCAATTGCACGGCCGCGACATTCAGCTGATCGATGTACCGGGGCGCGGCGCGACGTTCCGCTTCTCTCTCGCAGTGGATGAAGCCACCGCGTCGGCGTTGGCAGAGCGTTCAATGAACCTGAACACACCGGGGCACGCCTGA
- a CDS encoding response regulator transcription factor, which yields MEQTKRVLVVEDDLHIADLICLHLRDEQFEVVHCADGNEGMRLLQQGSWDALILDLMLPGVDGLEICRRARAMARYTPIIITSARSSEVHRILGLELGADDYLAKPFSMLELVARVKALLRRVDAMARNLKMDAGSLILDGLAIDPITREVSLDGRRLDLTPREFDLLYFFARQPGKVFSRMDLLNAVWGYSHEGYEHTVNTHINRLRAKIETDPAQPVRILTVWGRGYKFATGEEQP from the coding sequence ATGGAACAGACCAAACGTGTCCTCGTGGTCGAGGACGATTTGCATATCGCCGACCTGATCTGCCTGCACCTGCGCGATGAGCAGTTCGAAGTGGTGCACTGCGCCGATGGCAACGAAGGCATGCGCCTGCTGCAGCAAGGCAGTTGGGACGCGCTGATCCTCGACCTGATGCTGCCCGGCGTCGACGGCCTGGAAATCTGCCGGCGCGCCCGTGCCATGGCGCGCTACACGCCGATCATCATCACCAGCGCCCGTTCCAGCGAAGTGCACCGGATTCTCGGCCTGGAACTGGGGGCCGACGATTACCTGGCCAAGCCGTTTTCCATGCTCGAACTGGTGGCCCGGGTCAAAGCGCTGCTGCGCCGGGTCGACGCCATGGCGCGCAACCTGAAAATGGATGCTGGCAGCCTGATCCTCGACGGTCTGGCCATCGATCCGATCACCCGCGAAGTATCCCTCGACGGTCGGCGCCTGGACCTCACGCCGCGAGAATTCGACTTGCTCTACTTCTTCGCCCGCCAACCCGGCAAGGTGTTTTCGCGCATGGACCTGCTCAATGCCGTGTGGGGCTACAGCCACGAAGGCTACGAACACACGGTCAACACCCACATCAACCGCCTGCGCGCCAAGATCGAGACCGACCCGGCGCAACCGGTGCGCATCCTGACGGTGTGGGGGCGCGGCTACAAATTCGCGACCGGGGAGGAGCAGCCATGA
- the msrB gene encoding peptide-methionine (R)-S-oxide reductase MsrB produces MDSRRFSRRQFLAVSGGLGVAALAIGLLPKFSASTALISEADAAEVFEVTHSDSEWHAILSDEQYEILREEGTERAYSSPLNNEHRDGTFACAGCDLPLFSSTTKFDSHTGWPSFWMPLDKAVATRQDRSFGVLREEVHCRRCGGHLGHVFDDGPKPTGLRYCMNGLAMTFEPKAA; encoded by the coding sequence ATGGATTCAAGACGATTTTCGCGACGGCAATTTCTCGCAGTGAGCGGCGGGCTGGGGGTTGCAGCCTTGGCCATTGGCCTGTTGCCCAAATTTTCCGCCAGTACCGCGCTGATCAGCGAGGCGGACGCGGCAGAGGTGTTCGAAGTGACCCACAGCGACAGTGAATGGCACGCGATCCTGAGTGACGAACAGTACGAAATCCTCCGTGAAGAGGGCACTGAGCGGGCCTACAGCAGCCCGCTCAACAATGAGCACCGCGACGGTACGTTTGCCTGTGCCGGTTGCGACCTGCCGTTGTTCTCCTCGACGACCAAGTTCGACAGCCATACCGGTTGGCCGAGTTTCTGGATGCCGCTGGACAAGGCCGTCGCCACCCGTCAGGACCGCTCCTTCGGCGTGCTGCGCGAAGAGGTTCACTGCCGGCGTTGCGGTGGGCATCTGGGCCATGTCTTCGATGACGGCCCAAAACCCACCGGGCTGCGCTACTGCATGAATGGCCTGGCGATGACGTTCGAGCCCAAGGCGGCCTGA
- the msrA gene encoding peptide-methionine (S)-S-oxide reductase MsrA, giving the protein MKNLFTWRRTLLGLAAAGLISQCSAFSFGGAEEAVVLPPPALDESTQAHSETAVFAGGCFWGVQGVFQHVKGVKNAVSGYAGGAADTARYERVSNGNTGHAESVEVTFDPSQVSYGSLLQIYFSVAHNPTELNRQGPDTGTQYRSAIFTQSSEQQRVAQAYISQLDAAHAFNKPIVTKLESYNGFYPAEEEHQDFLTEHPTYPYIVINDLPKVAQLKQLYPDRYQEKPVLVKARM; this is encoded by the coding sequence ATGAAAAACCTGTTCACCTGGCGCCGTACCTTATTGGGACTGGCCGCTGCCGGCCTCATCAGTCAGTGCTCGGCGTTCTCTTTCGGTGGTGCTGAAGAGGCTGTCGTTCTGCCGCCTCCGGCCCTGGATGAAAGCACGCAGGCCCACAGCGAAACCGCCGTGTTTGCCGGTGGTTGCTTCTGGGGCGTTCAAGGGGTGTTCCAGCATGTCAAAGGCGTGAAAAATGCCGTCTCGGGGTACGCGGGTGGTGCCGCTGACACGGCCCGGTACGAGCGCGTCAGCAATGGCAATACCGGACATGCGGAGTCGGTTGAAGTGACCTTCGACCCGAGTCAGGTCAGCTATGGCTCCTTGCTGCAAATCTACTTCTCGGTGGCGCACAACCCGACCGAGCTCAACCGTCAGGGGCCGGACACCGGCACCCAGTATCGCTCGGCCATTTTCACCCAAAGCAGCGAACAGCAACGGGTGGCCCAGGCCTACATCAGCCAGCTCGACGCCGCTCATGCATTCAACAAACCGATTGTGACCAAACTGGAGAGCTACAACGGTTTCTACCCGGCGGAGGAAGAGCATCAGGACTTTCTGACCGAGCATCCGACGTACCCTTACATCGTGATCAACGACCTGCCGAAAGTGGCGCAGCTCAAGCAGCTGTACCCGGATCGCTATCAGGAAAAACCGGTGCTGGTGAAGGCGAGGATGTGA
- a CDS encoding aspartate aminotransferase family protein: protein MTAACLMSTYQPLALSFTKGLGTRLWDQAGREYLDAIAGVAVTNVGHSHPKIVSAISEQAGLLLHTSNLYSIDWQQQLAQKLTRLAGMERAFFNNSGAEANETALKIARLYGWHKGIEQPLVVVMENAFHGRTLGTLSASDGPAVRLGFNKLPGDFVKVPFGDLKALDQVQQAHGPRIVAILMEPIQGESGVQLAPPGYLKAVRELCHRRGWLMMLDEIQTGIGRTGQWFAFQHEGIVPDVMTLAKGLGNGIPIGACLARGKAAELFTPGSHGSTFGGNPLACRVACTVLDIIEEQQLRENARIQGERLLERLRAELADDPNVLAIRGQGLMIGIELKQPIRDLSLIAARDHGLLINVTRGQIIRLLPPLTIDEREVEMIVRGIALSIGAA from the coding sequence ATGACCGCCGCCTGCCTGATGAGCACTTACCAACCGCTGGCCTTGAGTTTCACCAAGGGCCTTGGCACACGCCTGTGGGATCAGGCCGGTCGTGAATACCTGGATGCGATCGCCGGCGTGGCGGTGACCAACGTCGGCCACTCACACCCGAAAATCGTCTCGGCCATCAGCGAACAGGCCGGTTTGCTGTTGCACACCTCGAACCTGTACAGCATCGATTGGCAGCAGCAACTGGCGCAGAAACTGACGCGCCTGGCCGGCATGGAGCGGGCGTTTTTCAACAACTCCGGTGCCGAGGCCAACGAAACGGCGCTGAAAATCGCGCGGCTGTATGGCTGGCACAAAGGCATTGAGCAACCGTTGGTGGTGGTCATGGAGAACGCGTTTCATGGCCGGACCCTGGGCACCCTGTCTGCCAGCGACGGCCCGGCCGTGCGCCTGGGCTTCAACAAGTTGCCGGGGGATTTCGTCAAGGTGCCGTTCGGCGATCTCAAGGCACTGGATCAGGTGCAACAAGCCCATGGCCCGCGCATCGTGGCAATTCTGATGGAGCCGATCCAGGGCGAAAGCGGCGTGCAACTGGCGCCGCCGGGCTATCTCAAAGCCGTGCGTGAGCTGTGCCATCGGCGCGGGTGGTTGATGATGCTCGATGAAATCCAGACCGGCATCGGCCGCACCGGCCAGTGGTTTGCGTTCCAGCACGAAGGCATCGTGCCGGACGTCATGACCCTGGCCAAAGGCCTGGGCAATGGCATCCCGATTGGCGCTTGCCTGGCCCGTGGCAAAGCCGCCGAACTCTTCACGCCCGGCAGCCATGGCAGCACCTTCGGTGGCAACCCGTTGGCCTGTCGGGTCGCGTGCACCGTGCTGGACATCATCGAGGAACAGCAACTGCGGGAAAACGCGCGGATACAGGGCGAACGCCTGCTCGAAAGATTGCGCGCGGAACTGGCGGACGACCCGAACGTGTTGGCGATTCGCGGCCAGGGTTTGATGATCGGCATCGAACTCAAGCAACCGATCCGCGACCTGTCCCTGATCGCCGCACGGGATCACGGCCTGCTGATCAACGTGACCCGGGGCCAGATCATCCGCCTGTTGCCGCCGCTGACGATTGATGAGCGGGAGGTGGAGATGATTGTCAGGGGGATAGCGTTGTCGATAGGAGCTGCCTGA
- a CDS encoding adenylate kinase, with product MDLTRTLIIGNSGSGKSWLAERLSQPLHVPWTDLDRIHWISDEHSIARPRNEALAMARVAASEERWVIEGVYGWIASELLPRATALIWLSVEDEDCVANIRQREAGRDEDDLLLIALLDWAGCYRKRKGSSGFAAHQRLFEDFTGSRIQLTNRAQITSFATQTPPV from the coding sequence TTGGACCTCACTCGAACCCTGATCATCGGCAACTCAGGTTCCGGCAAGAGCTGGTTGGCAGAGCGACTGTCGCAGCCGTTGCACGTGCCATGGACCGATCTCGACCGCATTCACTGGATATCTGACGAACACAGCATCGCCCGCCCCCGGAACGAGGCGTTGGCCATGGCACGGGTGGCGGCCAGTGAAGAGCGCTGGGTCATCGAAGGGGTGTATGGCTGGATCGCCAGCGAACTTCTGCCCCGCGCCACCGCGTTGATCTGGCTGAGTGTTGAAGATGAGGATTGCGTGGCCAACATTCGCCAGCGCGAGGCCGGGCGCGATGAAGATGACCTGTTGCTGATCGCCTTGCTGGACTGGGCCGGTTGCTATCGCAAGCGTAAGGGATCCAGTGGGTTTGCGGCGCATCAGCGGCTGTTCGAGGATTTCACTGGCTCGCGCATTCAGCTGACGAATCGGGCGCAAATCACCTCCTTCGCAACACAGACTCCGCCCGTGTAG
- a CDS encoding alkaline phosphatase D family protein yields MSVTLPLPADHHSLPPVLAGPLLRRLEPTRLVMWLVGSRSLALTLRVQGIADRRLDAGQCTVIQVGTQAFVHLIDVTLEAALPWDTLIEYDLLIDDAQTGIADWAPHLLYGDARRPNFVLRSRIDQLLHGSCRKPHHPSADGLLCVDALLAQTHEASERPALLMMSGDQVYADDVAGPMLRAIHALIERLGLFGEHLEGAVVSDSAKLYEHPASYYHRADLLPALESNETLRERFFGGARKPIFTSSNADNHLVTFAEVMAMYVLVWSPTPWTLIAPQPPTLTPDRAQRYALEQTRIDGFKTGLGKVARALAHLPTLMIFDDHDITDDWNLSAQWEETAYGHPFSKRIIGNALLAYMLCQGWGNNPEAFSGVLENARLLSATGQDRYLDSPVQDDLIDQLLTFQNWHYVLPTQPAMVVIDTRTRRWRSEMNLKQPSGLLDWEALSELQQELLDHPCAIIVSPAPIYGVKLIETVQRVFSWCGYPLLVDAENWMAHRGAAQVILNIFRHSRTPANYVVLSGDVHYSFVYEVLIRHRKAGPHIWQITSSGIKNEFPRALLEWFDRLNRWLYSPRSPLNWLTKRRRLRIVPYVPEHAEAGERLWNSAGIGQVFFNDQGQPQDIYQHNANGAPKTRMVPPEAED; encoded by the coding sequence ATGTCCGTCACTCTGCCATTGCCTGCTGATCATCATTCACTGCCACCGGTTCTGGCCGGGCCGCTGTTACGCCGTCTGGAGCCCACGCGGCTGGTGATGTGGCTGGTCGGCTCACGGTCGCTGGCACTGACGTTGCGCGTGCAGGGCATCGCCGATAGGCGTCTGGATGCCGGACAATGCACAGTCATTCAGGTGGGCACGCAGGCCTTCGTGCATTTGATCGACGTGACGCTGGAGGCCGCCCTGCCCTGGGACACGCTGATTGAGTACGACCTGCTGATCGATGACGCACAAACAGGTATCGCCGACTGGGCGCCCCATCTGTTGTACGGCGATGCCCGTCGTCCGAATTTCGTTCTGCGCTCACGCATCGATCAGTTGCTGCACGGCTCCTGTCGCAAACCTCATCACCCGTCAGCCGACGGCTTGCTGTGTGTCGATGCCTTGCTGGCGCAAACCCATGAAGCCAGCGAGCGCCCGGCACTGCTGATGATGAGCGGCGATCAGGTGTACGCTGACGATGTCGCCGGGCCGATGTTGCGGGCCATTCATGCCTTGATCGAGCGACTGGGGTTGTTCGGCGAGCACCTGGAAGGTGCCGTGGTCAGTGACAGCGCCAAACTCTACGAGCATCCCGCCAGCTACTACCACCGTGCGGATTTGTTACCGGCGCTTGAGAGCAACGAGACCTTGCGCGAGCGATTTTTCGGCGGGGCGCGCAAGCCGATTTTCACCAGCAGCAACGCCGACAACCATCTGGTGACCTTCGCCGAAGTCATGGCCATGTATGTGTTGGTCTGGTCGCCCACGCCCTGGACCTTGATTGCCCCGCAGCCGCCGACACTGACGCCGGACAGGGCTCAACGTTATGCGCTGGAACAAACCCGCATCGATGGCTTCAAGACCGGGCTCGGCAAGGTCGCCCGGGCGCTGGCGCATTTGCCGACGCTGATGATTTTCGACGACCACGACATTACCGATGACTGGAATCTTTCCGCGCAATGGGAGGAAACGGCCTACGGCCATCCGTTTTCCAAACGCATCATCGGCAACGCACTGCTGGCCTACATGCTGTGCCAGGGCTGGGGCAACAACCCGGAAGCCTTCAGCGGAGTCCTTGAAAACGCGCGCCTGTTGAGCGCCACCGGGCAGGACCGTTATCTCGACAGCCCTGTGCAAGATGACTTGATCGACCAATTGCTGACATTTCAGAACTGGCACTACGTGCTGCCCACCCAGCCAGCCATGGTGGTGATCGACACCCGCACCCGGCGCTGGCGCAGCGAGATGAACCTCAAGCAACCCTCGGGCCTGCTCGACTGGGAAGCCCTCAGCGAACTGCAACAGGAACTGCTGGATCACCCGTGCGCGATCATCGTTTCGCCGGCGCCGATCTACGGTGTAAAACTGATCGAGACCGTGCAGCGGGTGTTCAGTTGGTGCGGTTATCCACTGCTGGTGGACGCGGAAAACTGGATGGCCCATCGCGGTGCGGCGCAGGTGATCCTGAACATTTTCCGACACTCGCGCACGCCGGCTAATTACGTGGTGCTGTCGGGGGATGTGCATTATTCCTTTGTCTACGAAGTGCTGATCCGACACCGCAAGGCCGGGCCGCATATCTGGCAGATTACCAGCAGCGGCATCAAGAACGAATTCCCCCGCGCCCTGCTCGAGTGGTTCGATCGCCTCAATCGCTGGCTGTACTCGCCGCGCTCACCGCTCAACTGGCTGACCAAACGTCGGCGCCTGCGCATCGTGCCGTACGTCCCCGAGCATGCCGAGGCCGGTGAACGGCTATGGAATTCGGCGGGGATCGGCCAGGTGTTTTTCAATGATCAGGGTCAGCCGCAAGATATCTATCAGCACAACGCCAATGGAGCGCCGAAGACGCGCATGGTGCCGCCCGAAGCTGAAGACTGA